The stretch of DNA TCAACCTAAAATAGGCCGATGGTGGAAACATGGTGCTGCATGTTCTGTTTTGAGGGGTAAGTCTGTTTGTATTTCACAGGAAATAATGGTGGGGTCGCAGCACCAAGCAGAGGTCCCCACTCACCTCTGTCACTATGGTGTTGATGAGAAGGGTGAGTGGAGGCTTTCTTACGAGGTTAACCTATAAACCTATTGTCAAAGTTGCATTTGACAGTCAGATATTTAGAAGTGTTTCCAAGTGTAATATTGCATAGTGTCTAACATTGTGATTGTCATCTGCCATTTTCGTACAGTATACGAAGATGATGACCAGTTGCTATGGACCCCGGACGTGTTGTCAGAGAGTAAGGTCAGggacttcctgtgtgaggagTTGTCACGGGCAACTGACGAGAGGACAAGAAGTGACACAGCAGGAGCTCATGTGAGAGACAATGAGCAGGTCAGTCATCACTTTAAGACTCACTGGATGTCATAACATTAGATATGCTCCTGCTGCCATCTCAAAGTTGTTCACCTATTCCTCTGTCGTCTCCCTGTAGGCTCTGTATGAGCTTGTGAAATGCAACTACAATACCCACAAAGCATTGGAGCGGTATTGCAGTAATGTGAAATCCTCAAAGGGTAAGTTACCATTTTGAATGATTAATAGACTCATAAATGTCACTCTATTGTGAGGGAAAATGACTCCTTGTGATTTTTACAGAGGAATCTCCGCCGTGGTCTGAAGATGAAtgcagaaactttgaacatgcaCTACAGATATACGATAAGAACTTTCACCTCATACAGAAACACAAGGTGGGACTCTCTCTGTTACTGATTAAAGGGTGGAAAAATTATCATAATGTTGATAGCTTCTGTAAGGATATGGACACTTTATTTAGCCTTTCTTTAAAAAGTCTGTGACACTAACTTCCTGTGTTGTAGAACTTTTCTCTTTATCATGTATTTCTGCCCTTCATCAGGTGAAGACACGGACTGTAGCTGAATGTGTGGCATTTTATTACATGTGGAAGAAGTCGGAGCGCTTTGATTTCTTCGTCCAGCAGAACCGCTTTGGCAAGAAGAAGTATAGCAGCTATCCTGGCGTAACGTAAGTGATCGTTCATTCTGCTCAACAGTAGTAACTGAGGTCTGAATTCATTGCCAAATGTATGTAGACAGAGTTCCCTCTGAATATGATGAAAGCCTGTGTTtgcagattttattttattgtgcttGCAACTACATGAAAGGAGTGGCTCATGGTTATTAAAGGAGAATGTGTCTATGGCTGAGTGTGTGTTAACCTGGTGTATCTTCCCTCTGCCTGCAGGGACCTGATGGACCGGCTGGTGGACGAAGCGGATGGCCTGGCAGTAGACAGCTCCTCCTCTGTGTGctcaggtggaggaggaggggtgaggatggAGCCCACCACAGAGCAGCAGCTCAGCCTGCTCAACTCCATCACTGCCAGCGACCTCACAGGTTAGTCAACAGGGTCTCAGATGTTCCACACTGCATGTAGCACAAACTGACCCCATCATCCTTGACAGGGTAACTATATTTTTCACAGGCCTAACTTCAGATCTAGTGTTCAGTATGAACTTACAGTACACATATTATACACAACAATACAACTTTATACAATCTACATAAGTCCTAAAAACAATACATATGAAATCCACAGATAACCAAGTAGTTTATACGTGTCCCCCTCCCTCAGCCCTGAGTAACAGCGTGGCCACAGTGTGCAGCCCAGCGGAGGTGAGCTGCCTGGACTCGTACAGTTtcccccctctggagagcctccACCGGGGGTCCCTGGCCCACGACGAGCCCCTGGGCTTTCCATCCAACGGAGGGGACCCCAACTGTCTCAACATGCTGGATGCTGGCTTCTACCACTCGGACCTGGGCCAGCTGGGTGGGGTGTGCGGGGCCAAGGAATGCGAGCGGCCCTCTAAGAGGCTCAAGTTGGCACTGCCCGACTCCTTCATCAACGATGTTTCTGTGGGAAACCTCGGAGTGGACTTTGAGGGGCGGCGGAAAATGACACACCACCGTATTACTGGCACCAAGATGGCAGTGTCCGTCACAGACTTTGGGAGTTTGGCGGGGAGCCCAACGGACTTATGGGAGCACACACACGGCATCACGCACAGCACAGCACGGCGCTCCAGTCAGAGTGACCTCCCACTGCCCCACCCCCAGAATTCCACTTTTAAAACCACCCTCCCATGTGTACATAAGACTCACTCGCTGGAGAATTAGATTTGTatttaataattatatatatgaATATACATTTATTTCATTTGTGAAATATGACATCAGTGATGTCTTTATCGTATAGAACTAAAAATCTTGATTTCTCAAGAGTTTATATAGCCATTTATTTTCTCTGGTCCTGAGATGTTTAATGTCCGTGTTTGTGTACAGTGGGGTCTGGCCCGAGGCTGCGGATAGACAGTTGTTTGTCGTCgttgtcgtcccccccccccccaaagttatCCTGTCACTCATAGTCAGCTGCCAAAACATCTTTGTTCTGGTTTCAAATGTAGTTTGTTCATTGTTAAAGTGGTACTTTTGATTGAATATCAGTGTTTACAGGTAATTATAGTATCCAGGCTTGGGCAAATGTTATTTTGTCTGAGATGAGTCTGGGGTTTGTATTTAATGCAACAACACTCATTGTTGTCGAGGCGTTGTAGGTTATAACTCGTTAtaacctccctctctgccttagttttttttctcctgtgGAAGCTTATTTTGTACTCAACCTGCTTTTCTCAGACCTTAACAGTCCAAAGTGGCCAAACCAGAGGAGAATGTTCTAGAAATGTAACAGTATATTATATGATCATTTCTCATTGTTCATTCTCGTGAGTTGTGACAGGTCAAGACATTTTTAAATTTAGAGACTATAAGGCTGAATCTAACACCCCAATAATCAGAGCAGCTTTATCTGTCCATCAGATTGTCTGAAACGTGCCCTTAAAAATCGCTCTTATTGCCCCAGAAATTAGCCTATATAATGGCAATATTTTACTTTATGAAGGAAAGCGTTTTTTGGATTGGTATTAGTGTTGCTTTGAGATGTCATGTGTTCAGTTACAGTAATGTATATAGTTTCTACCCTATACTCTTGGCACAACACAAATCTATTTGGCCCAGGCAAGTTGTGCTGTTTGCATGTTTATCATGGAGTTTGTTGAGCTTGACCACTCGGCAAAAAAAAAAAYAAAGAGCAAAGCAAATTATTCTAAATTGTATCCCTCTATAATGAAACTAAAACAGCCTGCGTAAGATTGTTAGAAGTATTATTTCCTTATTTAAAAACACTTTTATGTAACTTCCACAGTACTGACTGGAGGATGCCTTTTATTATCCGGTCCATAAATTAATGTCCAGTTGCAGTCTAACAACAGCCTACTTCTATTTCTCTTGACTGAACTAACTAATTGTGAATTGTTGATTGTCGTGGAGTCATCACTGTGTTAATGAGTGCAGTAAAAGTGTTTACTTAATTTAACTATGCATTGTGAGTTGGATAATTAGTTCATTTTGGGGGTATTTAATTCTGAATGTCAGACACAGAAGTCCATAGATTTTTACATAAAGATGTACCATCCAATAATTCACTATCCTGAGTGTGTCCTGTTGGGTTTCTTGCATATGATCATTGGTTTTACCTAGGTAGGTGTTATCTAGTCACTGTTTCTATGGCAAACATTGGAGTCAACTGTTTGTTCACCTTGCATTGTTTCCCCAAATGTGGACAGTTTCATGTAAATAATTAGCTAATAGCCTTGAAAATGTCTTCATTGACATCTTAAACTTGTGAATCTGTGTTGATACAAAGACTTGAAATTGTATTCCTTGTAAAAAGGCAATGTGTAGATATGTACAGACATGACATGTTCTTACGTTTTACTGATGGACTTTGTGTTTGGATACTTTGGGGGGACAATGCATGCTAGCTGTGTGACAGTTCTTAAATGTACCACAAAAAGGCTTTACCTAAGACTTATTAATATATTATTCAATGTCGCATTTTGTGTTCTGAAGTCTGCAATCATACGTACAAATcccattttgtttctcttttatcattttattttcacattgcTGTCTTTGTCTTGGTGATAAAGGGATTGCTTCTGTAGTCCCTATTTTGAGAGATGGGTCTAGTCCAGAATCAAGCCCTTGTCCCTATCCCTTAGGTACTTGCATAGATCTGGTATGGTTGGATAAA from Salvelinus sp. IW2-2015 linkage group LG33, ASM291031v2, whole genome shotgun sequence encodes:
- the mier3b gene encoding LOW QUALITY PROTEIN: mesoderm induction early response protein 3 (The sequence of the model RefSeq protein was modified relative to this genomic sequence to represent the inferred CDS: inserted 1 base in 1 codon), translated to MAEASFGSSSPVGSLSSEDHDFDPSAEMLVHEYDDERTLEEEESFEGEKNFNSEIADLEKEGNMPLEELLAIYRYEASVSTAAGSSMDSSSGELTDELPDMTLDKEEIAKDLLSGDYEEETQSSADDLTPSVTSHEATDFFPRTLRSNTIYDGDKESECEEDGPSPEDSRKEIMVGSQHQAEVPTHLCHYGVDEKVYEDDDQLLWTPDVLSESKVRDFLCEELSRATDERTRSDTAGAHVRDNEQALYELVKCNYNTHKALERYCSNVKSSKEESPPWSEDECRNFEHALQIYDKNFHLIQKHKVKTRTVAECVAFYYMWKKSERFDFFVQQNRFGKKKYSSYPGVTDLMDRLVDEADGLAVDSSSSVCSGGGGGVRMEPTTEQQLSLLNSITASDLTALSNSVATVCSPAEVSCLDSYSFPPLESLHRGSLAHDEPLGFPSNGGDPNCLNMLDAGFYHSDLGQLGGVCGAKECERPSKRLKLALPDSFINDVSVGNLGVDFEGRRKMTHHRITGTKMAVSVTDFGXFGGEPNGLMGAHTRHHAQHSTALQSE